The Verrucomicrobiia bacterium sequence GGTCCCGCTGGCGCTGGCCGAAGCCTTCCGTCAGGGCAACCTCGGGGCCCTGGACTACTACCGCCTGCGCAATCTCCAGGCGGACACCTCGATGCGCGAAAACATCGCCGGTGGCAACCCCGCGTCCTGACCGTGGCCTCAACCTCCAGTCTCCCGTTGTTCGCCGCCTGGTGGGAGCCGCTGATTCCCGTGGGCATGGTCGTGGCCGTCCTGCTCTACGCCTATCTCCAGGTGGCCTGGAAGCAGAGCCAGCGACCCGGATCCGGGCGAACAGGATCCGGTCCCCAGCCCAACGCCCCTCCCCGGCCCCGCCCCGGTCACGATCCCGGCGCACCGCCGTTTCCGCGGCCGGTACTGTCCCGGTTGCCCGAACCCGCCCCAAAAGCGCCGGTCAACCGTCCAAGGGCACCCATGGATTGGGAGGAGGAGCTGGAGCGGATGTTGGGGCGACCCCGACCGGCACCGTCCGCACCCCCGGCACCGTCCGCACCCCCGGCACCACCGCCCATGCGGCCGACGCACCGGGAGGCTCCGGCCCCGCCGCCCCCGGTCTTCGCGAAGCCCGTGTCCCGGGCCGCCGCGGTGCTGCCCACGCCCCCGGTGCCTCCCGGCGCCACGTTCGTCCCCGGCGCCGAATTGGCGCCCAAGCCGGTTCGCCGCACCCCCCGCACGCCCCCCGCCACGGTCACCCATCGGCCCGCCGGCGGCGGTCCGGCGGTCGCCGCGGTGATCCGGGGCCTCCACGCGCGCGACAACGCGCGACAGGCCTGGATGGCCGCCTTCATTCTCGGACGTCCCAAGTGCCTCGAATAGACGGCACCGGATCGCCGCGGCTTCCGCATCGCCCTCCCGCACACGACGTGATCCGACGGTTTCCATTCCTCGCGGCATGGTGGCCCTGCCTGCTTGCAGCGACGGTGGCCGTCGCGGCGGACAGCGCGGCGCACCGGGCGCCGGACGACGTCTTTGTCCTGCGCCGGTTCGAATGGATCCCGGCTTTCAAGCCTCCGCGGATCCAGGCACCGCTCGTCCCGCGGCGGTTTCCGGTTTCCTCGGTCCACGATCTGGCCATTGCCGGTGGACGTCTCTTTGCGTCCGTGCGCGCCCATGGCCAGCCCAACCCCATGGAGGGTGCCGGACGACTCTGGGCGCTCCAGGAGCGCAACTTTTTGCTCGAACCCGTTCCCGGCCCGCTGGAGGCCCACTCGATCACGACGCTCTTCGGTCAAAAGGAGGCCTTGTGGGTTGGGGTGGACGGCGGCCTGGCCGCGCTCGATCTCAATCGGAATGTCATTCATCCCTTTGGCGTCGCGCAGGGGATGGTGAGCACCAACCTTGCCGGCATCGGACTGGTGGAGGAGACCGTGGTCGCCCTCGGCCGGTACGGGCTCCTCTGGGGACTGGTCCCCGGCACCACCAATTTCATCCGGGCCTCGGCGGCCGCGCCGTCGTCGGATCCCCGCAATCCGGAGCCGTGGGACCACCTGGCAATCTCAGGCGACTGGCTGCTGGCCGTGGGAGCCCACCTGGTTGCAGCCCGCCACCAGCGCTCGCCCCAATGGCTGCCCATGCACGACGAGATGGCCACCGGCTCGCCGCAGATCTCCGAACCGAGGTTCAGTTGTGCAGAGGGCGACGGTGACGGCGGGTTCTGGCTTGGAAGCGACGCCGGGCTCCACTGGCTCGACCCCGAAAGCAGTGTGATCGAGAACCGGTTCTGGACGCCGTCGTTCACGGTGCCGGGGGGCTTGGGGATGAGCGTGGCACCCGGCTTCCAGCCGTCGGCGGCGGCGTACGTCATCGCCCACGAACGGGTCATGCAGGGCATCCGGGACCGGATGCGCGACCGGGCGCGACAGGCCCGGGCAAACACGGAGCGCAAACAGCGGGTGAATCCCTACTGGCCCACCAGCCGCGTTCCCGGGCCGGTGACGGCGTTGCATCGTGACGGCAAGTTCCTCTGGGTGGCCACGCGCGACGGGGCCACGGCGCTTCGCAGCCGCGTGCTCCTGCTGCATCAACCCACCCGGCGCTGGGTCGGCTGGTTTCCGGTGGGCGCGCCCGTCACCTGCATGACCTCCGACGCGCAACGCCTGTGGGTGGGCGCCGATGTCAGCAAATCTCCGGGGGGCTCCCCCCTGTTTGCCGTGGATCGTCTCGCGCTCGTCGCCGTGCCCCAGGCATCGTGGGTGAAGGATGCCATCGGCATCGAGGAACTGGCCGAACGCCTCGCCGGGTTGCCCCCGAAGGAACGCGCGACGCTGGCATTCTTTGGATCGGACCCGGAGCGCGTGGTGGAATTGCTGGCGCCGTCGGGTGACGCAGCGCCCGACGCCGACGCCGAAACCCTGTTCCTGCTTGCATTTGCCCATGACGCGGTGGGCCTCAATGACCCGGAGACTCTGGATCACTACGTCAACCGGTTGCGGCTCGAACATCCCGAATCGCCCTTCGCCGAACTCGCAGGCGCGGTCCGCAGCGCCCGGCCCGCGGCAGCCGCCCCGTAAGCGTCGCGTGCCATCCAACCGCGGGCCCGAGGCGATCAGCGGAACTCGATGCGGACCTCCTCCAACCCGGCCGCGCGCGCCAGCGCCGTCAACTGGAGGCGGGTGCGGTCTTCAGCATCCTGGAGAATTCCCGAAGCGCGGGCGGCCTTGCGGATCGCCTCAAGCGCCTGCCGGCGGGCGTCCTGTTCCATCTGCTGATCAAACATCCGCAACATGCCCGTGCTCCGTTCCAGAATCTCCGTCTTCGACTCGTCGAGATACACGTCGGTGAGCTGCGGTTTGGGGAGGACGACGCTGAGGGTGCCCCCCTCAATCCGGAGATCTGCCGGTTGGACACGTCGAAGGTCCACCCCGGCCTTGGCAACGCCGTGGGTGACCATGAGGAGGCGGTTTTGTCCGTACCACTTCGCATCCTCAAGGATCACCACCTTCTCGAAGACGTACTTCACCGTCACCAGGTGGGCGAGGGACTGGATCTGGGTGATGACCGTCGCGGAGTTTGCGATTTCCCGGTGCGGGGCGCCCGGCAACAACCGGCCCAGCAACAGCCCCGCCAAAAGCGCCGCCATCGGGACGAATCCCGCCAGTCCTCCAACCCCCACCAACACCCAGCGCCGATCCACGGCAAAGGCTTAGCGGGAACGGGCCCACCTGCAAAGCGGCGATGGAGCCACGCCGCCCCCGTCCCGCCAGCGGCCGGGCCTCAGCGGTTGCGCCGGCCGGTCCGGAGTTCCCGGACAAGTTCCTGCGCCTCGTACACCTTGTCGAGGGCCTCAAGGATTCCGCGGCTGTCCACGCTCAGGGCGCGGGCCTGCACGTCGTCGTAGGCGATGTCGAGCACCAGCGAATAAATATTCCCGTCGAAGATGACCCCCACGAACTCGCCGGAGCGATTCACCACCGGGCTGCCCGAGTTGCCCCCGATGATGTCCGCGGTGTTGATGAAATTGAGCGGGGTCGTCAGGTCCAGGGAGGCCTTCCGCTGCAGCCAGCGCTCCGGCAGATCAAACGGCGGGCGGTCCTTCATCCGGGCGTTGCGCTCATAGAGGCCGGCGAACGTTGTAAACGGCGCAATCGTCTGCCCGTTCTCCTCGTACCCCACAATCCTTCCAAAGGAGAGCCGCAGGGTGAAGGTGGCGTCCGGATATTGCGCGTCCCCCTCCAGTGCGAACCGCGCCCGCGCAATCGCCGCCTGGGCCTGTTGCTTGATTTCATCCTGGGCCTCCACCAACCGCCGCGCCTCGCGGGCCTCCTGGTCCACAAGGCGCGCCAGTTCGATCATCGGATCCCCGGACGCCGCCACTGCCGCCGCCCCCCCCTCGTACAGCTTCCGACGCACGGCGATGTCGCGCACCCGGGTGCCCCGGACGAGGTCCGACGCCCGGTCCCGCGGCGAACGGCCGGCCAGCACCTGCACGACCAGCGGATCCTCGAATCCCAACCGCTCGCCGAGAAATGTCAGGGAGTCGCCGAGCTTGAGAATCTCCAGATCCTCATGGATCGGCCGCTCGGAAAAGAGGTCCAGCTCGAACGAATCGCGGCCGGCATCGGCATACTCCCGAAGCCGTTCGCCGTTGGGTTTCGGACGTTCATCGCCGGCCCGCAGGAGCTTCCGGGCAATGTCGAAACTGTCGCTGTTGAACCCGTGCGCGGACTCGAGGAGACGCAGTCGCAGGGCCTGGAGGGAGATCGCCTGCTGCGCCGCCGCAATCCGGTCGTAGGCGGCGACGGCATCGGCAAACGCGGCATCGGCCGCAAGGCGTTCCCGGAAGTCACGCTCGCCTCCCGCCTTGCGACCCATCACCGCCGGATTGCACAGCCCGGCCATCACGCCATCGAGCGCCTTGCGCGAATTTTGCACCCCGAACAGTTCGTCCTTGGCCCGCCGCGCATTTTCCTCGCTGCGGCTGCTCCACGCCGCCAGCAGCACCTCCAGCTGCTTCAGCCGGCTGCGGGTGTACGGCAGCTGGACATCGCGCATGTACTCCAGCTCGGCCAGCGTGCGCAAACGGCTGGTTCGTCCCGGATGCCCCGAAACGAAGGTGAGTTCGCCCTCGCCGGCGCCCGACGGCGACCACTTCAGGAAGTGTGGCGCCGACACCGGCTTTCCATCCTCGTACACACGGAAAAGACACACATCGAGGACGTACCGCGGGAACTCGAAGTTGTCGGGATCGCCACCGAAGAAGGCGATCTGCTGCTCCGGGGCGAACGCCAGACGCACGTCGGTGTAGCGCTTGAACCGGTACAGGTGATACCGGCCGCCCTGATAGAGCGTGGTGACATTCGACCGCAGACCGGTCGTTTCCAGGGACTCCTTCTCGATCGCCGCAATCACCTTGCGCCGCGCCAGCACGGCGTCGTCGGGCGAGGCGCCCTCCGGCACCGCGGCGTTCACCCGGGCGGTCACGTCCTCAATGGTCTGCAGCACGTTGAGCTCCAGATCCACGCATTTCACCTCATCCTCAAGCCGGCGGGCCAGAAAGCCGTCCCGCAGGAAGTCGCGCTCCGGCGTGCTCAGCTTCTGGAGGGCGTCGGCCCCGACATGGTGGTTCGACAGCACGAGGCCGTCCTCGCTCACAAAGCTCCCCGACCCCCCCGAATTGAATCGCACGGAGGACTTCATCAGATGCTCCAGCCATTCGGGGGTCAGGTCGAACCCGTGGCGCTCCTTGAGGATCTGGCGCGGCGGATTCTCGTAGAGCCACATCCCCTCGTCGGCGAGATTGCGGACCGGGGCGGCGGTCGAAGCGGCAAGGGCCATGGCGGCAGACAGGGAGGCAGTACGGGAGGTCATGAGAGGCACAACGGGCCCAGAGGCCGCCAGAACTGTCGCGAAAAGCCCGGCGCTGTTCCAGTCCGCGATGAGGCGGTTGCCGTCCGGAAATCGCGATTCGCATGCCTGAACGGCCCGCCGCTTGCTTCCTTGGGGTTGTTCACGATCCTGTAACATTGCAATGAGCCGCATCCTTCGCTTCCTGGCCCCCGCCTGCGCCGGTCTGATGACCCTTCTCCCGGCGACCGGCCAACTGGTGATCAACGAGTTTCTGGCCAGCAACAACCGGGGACTCCAGGACGAGGAGGGCGACCGGCCGGACTGGATCGAAATCCACAATCCCGGAACCACCCCGGTCAACCTGCTGGGATGGACCCTGACCGACAATGCGTCGGTGACCGAAAAGTGGACATTCCCAGCGACGAACATCCATGCGGGCGGCTATCTGGTGGTGTTCGCCTCCGGGAAGGACCGCCGCGTGGCCGGTGCGCCTTTGCACACAGGCTTCAGCCTGAGCGCCGACGGCGAATACCTCGGACTGTTTCGTCCGGAGGGCGTCGTGGCGGCGTCCGAGTACGCCCCGGAGTTCCCACCCCAGAAGGCCGACATTTCCTACGGGCTGCAGCAAGGTCAGGAGCGATACTTCGACCCGCCGACCCCGGGGGCGGCGAATGGTTCCGGATTCGCGGATTTCGTTGCGGACACCAAGTTCAGCCATGACCGGGGATTCTACGACCGCCCGTTTGATCTGGTGATCACCTGCGCCACGCCGGACGCCGCGATCCGCTACACCACCAACGGCACCCCGCCGACGGCCACGACCGGCCTGGTCTACGACGGACCGATTGCCATTCCGGGCACGCGGGTGATCCGCGCGGCGGCGTTCAAAACGGGATTGCGTCCGTCGAACGTGGATACCCAGACCTACCTGTTCCCATCGGACATCTTCCAGCAATCGCCCAATGGTCAGGCGCCCCCGGGATGGCCGACCCGCTGGGGCGGCAACGTGGTGGACTACGGAATGGATCCCGACGTCGTCAATTCGCCGCTCTACCAGGACGAGCTGCTGCCCGCGCTGAAGTCCCTGCCGTCGTTCGTCGTCGTCACCGAGCTGCGTCACCTGTTCGATTCCTCGACCGGCATCTACGCCAATCCCGGTCAGGACGGCCGCGACTGGGAGCGCCCTGCCTCTCTCGAACTGCTGCATCCGGACGGACGCGAGGGTTTTCAGATCAACTGCGGGATCCGGGTCCGGGGCGGCTTCTCCCGGAGCACCAGCAATCCCAAGCATGCCCTTCGGTTCTTCTTTCGGAACGAGTACGGGGCCGGAAAGCTGCGCTATCCACTTTTTGGTGATGCCGGTGCGGACACGTTCGACAACATGGATCTCCGGACCTTCCAAAACTATTCGTGGAGCTTTCAGGGGGACAGCCGGGGCGTTTTTGTTCGGGATCAATTCAACCGCGACGCCCAGCTCGAGATGGGCCATCAGGCGGAACGGGGCGACTTCTACCATCTGTTCATCAACGGGCAGTATTGGGGCATCTTCAACACCTGCGAACGACCCGAAGCCAGCTACGGCGAGACCTACTACGGCGGGCGCAAGGAGGATTTTGACGTCATCAAGGTCGAGGCCGGTCCGTACACGATCAATGCGACCGACGGCAATCTTGATGCCTGGAATGAGCTCTACAACCTCTGCCGGGCCGGAATTACCAACGACGCCGTCTATCTCAAGCTCCAGGGGATGAACCCCGACGGCACGCCCAACCCCGCGTACCGAAACCTGCTCGATGTGGACAACCTGATTGACTACATGCTGGTGATTTTCTACGGCGGCAATCTGGACGCCCCGATCTCCAACTTCCTTGGCAATACTTCGCCCAACAACTTCTACGGAGTCCGCGATCGCACGGGGCGCTCCGGCGGATTCAAGTATTTCGTCCATGACGCCGAGCACACGCTGCTGGACCTCGGCGAAAACCGCACCGGCCCCTTTGCGTCGGGCAGCTCCAGCGTGTCCAAGAGCAATCCGCAGTACTTTTTTCAGCGGCTTGCCGTGAATCCGGAATTCCGCATGCGGCTCGCGGACCGCATCCACCGGCACTTTTTCAACGAGGGCGCCCTCACCCCGTCGGCGGGCCAGGCGCGTTTCTCGCGGCGCACAAACGAGATCTTCTCGGCCGTCGTGCTGGAATCGGCGCGTTGGGGGGATGCCAAGCGGGCGACGCCCTTCACCCGGAACCGGGAATGGCTTTCCGAAGCCAGCCGGATCCAGCGCAGCTACCTGCCCCAGCGC is a genomic window containing:
- a CDS encoding DUF4230 domain-containing protein — protein: MDRRWVLVGVGGLAGFVPMAALLAGLLLGRLLPGAPHREIANSATVITQIQSLAHLVTVKYVFEKVVILEDAKWYGQNRLLMVTHGVAKAGVDLRRVQPADLRIEGGTLSVVLPKPQLTDVYLDESKTEILERSTGMLRMFDQQMEQDARRQALEAIRKAARASGILQDAEDRTRLQLTALARAAGLEEVRIEFR
- a CDS encoding S46 family peptidase: MTSRTASLSAAMALAASTAAPVRNLADEGMWLYENPPRQILKERHGFDLTPEWLEHLMKSSVRFNSGGSGSFVSEDGLVLSNHHVGADALQKLSTPERDFLRDGFLARRLEDEVKCVDLELNVLQTIEDVTARVNAAVPEGASPDDAVLARRKVIAAIEKESLETTGLRSNVTTLYQGGRYHLYRFKRYTDVRLAFAPEQQIAFFGGDPDNFEFPRYVLDVCLFRVYEDGKPVSAPHFLKWSPSGAGEGELTFVSGHPGRTSRLRTLAELEYMRDVQLPYTRSRLKQLEVLLAAWSSRSEENARRAKDELFGVQNSRKALDGVMAGLCNPAVMGRKAGGERDFRERLAADAAFADAVAAYDRIAAAQQAISLQALRLRLLESAHGFNSDSFDIARKLLRAGDERPKPNGERLREYADAGRDSFELDLFSERPIHEDLEILKLGDSLTFLGERLGFEDPLVVQVLAGRSPRDRASDLVRGTRVRDIAVRRKLYEGGAAAVAASGDPMIELARLVDQEAREARRLVEAQDEIKQQAQAAIARARFALEGDAQYPDATFTLRLSFGRIVGYEENGQTIAPFTTFAGLYERNARMKDRPPFDLPERWLQRKASLDLTTPLNFINTADIIGGNSGSPVVNRSGEFVGVIFDGNIYSLVLDIAYDDVQARALSVDSRGILEALDKVYEAQELVRELRTGRRNR